The stretch of DNA CCACTCATTCTTTAGCTGTCCATTTTGTCACACCTTATTGAGCTTGTTAATATACTTGCAATATATCGATCCTGAGTTCAAGATACGTGTGTTTGCATGCATGCTTCAGTTGCATGCACTGCGACACAGTAACTCTTTCAACAAGCAACAGCGTTGAATGGGATATTTGAACGCAACACAAATTTTCTGATTGGGTTTAACATTGACAGCTTATTATTGAAAGAGGATTACATTATTGTTTATCCTGGAACATAAAGTCTACATAGGAAGGAATCATCCATTTTTGTTGAAGTAAGCCAAGAGACCCACCAAGGGTGCATTGACATAAGTGGTGGGTTCGGTTTGGTTCGGACAATATCTCGAGTCCAGGAAGTTATCGGTTCCATCATTTGGCCCCCCTACGACGGCTCCGATAAGCAGGTTGAGGTTGGGGGCGGTGGTATTGAAGTAGGGCTCCCCGTCCCTGCAATGCATGCGCTGTGGGTGCTCATCCATCGACGGAAGCGTAGATCCTCTGTGGTGTATCATCTGAGGAAACTTTGTGCCGTACCCCACCATGTACGACATCTTATTTGGGTTGTGTCCGAGGAGGTACTTCATCTGCACCAACATAATAAATTATTCAAGAATAAATAGGATGAAATTTAGCATATGGAtagtttgattattattattattattattattattagagagagagagagagagagagagcatgaatGACTGGGTACCTGACTTCTGGCGACGTCGATAAGTGCTGAGGGGGGAACCTGAGAGTTGTCACAGGTGATAGTTTCCCCGACATTGATGAGATGCCGAGCGTAAACGAGGAGAAGGAAAGAGAAACCTGTCACGTCTTGCATGTTGCATCCTGGCGTATTGTACAGGAGACCGCCTGCCACGATGATACTTGCATGTGTTGCTTACTATACACTAAACAGCAAGCGTGCTATAGTACTACCTATGTACGTGTATTCCTTTAAACATCAATCAGAGGTCTCCTGTTATAAATATTAGCTTATTTATTTGTCTTAGATCATCTAATTTCCTTCTTCAAATATAAAATCAGTAATTGCTATAAGTTAAGATTCATCTTGGTATAGACAAACAAAAAGAATTCGCATTTTGGATGTTTATCATTTGAACTGGTCGTTCTCGGTGCTAAtgaatcaatgaaatcatgaacgtTTTGTCCAGAGGAGATGTGCAAACCTGGAGTGTATTTGACAGACTTGAATTGAGATTGTGGCAGCAGTGAACATGCAAACGCCTGCGCCAGTCTACTGTTCTCACTGTCATTCTGCAACAAAAGAATCGATCAGTCTATTTTACTCACCGTAATGTCCcaacaagaaaattaatcctttgTTTTATTATTATCCCTCTTCACCACTAATTTAACCATTTCATCTTATCTACATAATTGTTTTTGGGTGCATGCTACTTTCCTATCTCCCCATCACTTGGATCCATTGTCCAAGTAATTATTATGGGCCAGTAAACCAACCAAATAGTTAGCCATGTCACATTATTTGTGATTATGAATGGGCATTAGTTACAAGTTAAGCTCTTTTTCTTCTTAATCAGTGTTTATGACCATTTTACAAGTTCTTTTCTACATGCTTGCAGTTACCTCAAACAGAGTAAACAATTGTCAAAAGCTTCTTAAGGGTTTTCAGATGATATTGTTTCTCGACTTTCATGATCATGCATTATATTCTCTTTGATTTTAATGAATGCTTGGGTTCCTAAATGCCAAACACGCAATGATTCAAAGACTGTGAAAACCTTTTGCGTCTGTAGGAGGATGTAGATTCCGGCTTCCTTGTTATCCCATCCGAAGAACCACTCGCGGGCAGTTTCATCAAGCTGCGTCTTCATCTGCACCTGCTGAATGCCATGGATGATATGGTTCTCGTACTGTGAGCTATTGGTAGCTCTGTTTAGCCATGCTGCTCCCCACAACAGTTCATCCTGAGAACCCAGTAGAGTTGACAGTGTCAGATCTCCAAACCCTAATGCATTTACCACCAAGTATTTTGGAGATAGCGAACCTGATAGCCGCTGTAATCACAGTAGAACGGGCACACCCATTTGCCAAGACTGGTGCCGTACGAACCCTGGTATGTGTGACCGAAATTGTAGACCTGCACCGAGAACAATCATATAAAGCTGCAGTTAAACATCCATCCACCTGTTTCAGTGTCGGCTCTGAAACCAAGATTGATGTGTTACCGTCTTTGCTCTTGACAGCAGCTCGTCGGCATAGGCAGGATCGGATGATCTGAAAGCTATGGAAGCAGCCGCCAGTGCAGCGGCGGTCTCGCCGGCGACCTCCGAGCCGGGGTGGGTGTCGTTCACTTGGTAGGTTGTCCGAAGAGTGTCCATGTCTTCGGGCCTCTCCCAGCAGTTGTGATCGCTGTAGGGGTCGCCGACTTGGACGAAGATCCTGTTGGGTTGGGCGGTGGCTTTCAGCAAGTAGTCCGTAAGCCATCGCAAGGCCTCATGAGCGTGTGCCAGCTCTGGACCCAACTCCTCCGAGAATTCGATGATGCTCCACGCCAACACGGTGCCGGTGTAGGCCATGGGGAAGCCAAACTTCACATTGTCGCCAGCGTCATAGTACCCGCCCACCAGATCAACCTGTCTTCGAGGCAAATTCATTCTTTACGTTGCGAAGGAGGAGTCAAAGAGAAGGAAACAAACACGAGAAATTTGGTGGTGTTATGCAAGGCTGCAACTCGTTCTGATGGTTGCTTGCTGTCATAGAGTGGAGTGGCAGCAATGGCCACCTTGTCTTAGGCCATCGGCTCAGATAAATATGGCCATG from Musa acuminata AAA Group cultivar baxijiao chromosome BXJ2-11, Cavendish_Baxijiao_AAA, whole genome shotgun sequence encodes:
- the LOC103970868 gene encoding endoglucanase 8-like, producing MAYTGTVLAWSIIEFSEELGPELAHAHEALRWLTDYLLKATAQPNRIFVQVGDPYSDHNCWERPEDMDTLRTTYQVNDTHPGSEVAGETAAALAAASIAFRSSDPAYADELLSRAKTVYNFGHTYQGSYGTSLGKWVCPFYCDYSGYQDELLWGAAWLNRATNSSQYENHIIHGIQQVQMKTQLDETAREWFFGWDNKEAGIYILLQTQKNDSENSRLAQAFACSLLPQSQFKSVKYTPGGLLYNTPGCNMQDVTGFSFLLLVYARHLINVGETITCDNSQVPPSALIDVARSQMKYLLGHNPNKMSYMVGYGTKFPQMIHHRGSTLPSMDEHPQRMHCRDGEPYFNTTAPNLNLLIGAVVGGPNDGTDNFLDSRYCPNQTEPTTYVNAPLVGLLAYFNKNG